One Mya arenaria isolate MELC-2E11 chromosome 7, ASM2691426v1 genomic window carries:
- the LOC128241695 gene encoding uncharacterized protein LOC128241695 — MTVATVTDNIAAGGTLFTVTATPASATYAFDANGNPGGLAAIAAATGVVTIIAALDITTGSPYEFVIVATEATGTPGSGTATVTLTVTDLPGLSDYDVPVCLADGAAIGTAVTTLTASNTVATWVTSEPTNFGVSAGAVTTAVAMSASTKAGYAITVTATDANGKTSVANIWIVVGICSGAMKITVTAALVLMSFVSAYLI, encoded by the exons ATGACGGTGGCAACCGTTACGGATAACATAGCCGCAGGCGGCACATTGTTTACAGTGACTGCAACACCAGCTTCCGCTACTTATGCGTTCGATGCAAACGGGAACCCAGGCGGCCTTGCAGCTATAGCTGCTGCGACCGGAGTTGTAACTATTATTGCTGCGCTGGATATTACGACAGGAAGTCCTTACGAATTTGTCATCGT CGCTACTGAAGCTACTGGTACTCCTGGTTCGGGAACAGCAACAGTTACGCTGACAGTAACCGACCTACCTGGTCTTTCCGACTATGATGTTCCAGTATGTTTGGCTGACGGCGCTGCTATtg GTACAGCAGTAACTACACTAACTGCCTCCAACACAGTAGCCACATGGGTCACATCag AACCGACAAACTTTGGCGTTAGCGCCGGAGCCGTGACGACAGCGGTGGCCATGAGTGCTTCAACCAAAGCAGGATACGCAATAACCGTCACCGCAACAGACGCAAACGGCAAAACATCGGTAGCAAATATCTGGATCGTGGTTGGAATATGTAGTGGAGCCATGAAGATCACCGTCACTGCTGCCCTAGTGTTGATGTCCTTTGTCAGCGCTTACCTTATCTAG